A single region of the Massilia sp. erpn genome encodes:
- a CDS encoding phospholipase, with protein MKSTLIASSLALAFLASAPAQAWQQETHRRIVLDAVEYMKNNPSSTNYNKLLAGVTRAGYTIDQFAQAMGQGAYDVDDFADTYLCGASTGNCQQAPVWGAGASIVKYTSYWHFQNHGAGADVHGNPFGGYNYAKLTVAGDVDNMAAAWLHGDYLDDGAGGLKGWFGDSSKYNSYGITEAHYRHGGSSTPEQYADFETAPFQPIDNLGQYWWQQFLAQPTAQSLGFVLHTTDLLQPHHTWTSSAHDHGGWEQWVQDYYDKEKLNDPALVTAALADFTPVAPTATDIRPLLTQGGSYSYANGGIVLSSKDHGDRRNVGKQMIPHSIAMVVHVLNRAAERLGN; from the coding sequence ATGAAGTCTACTTTGATAGCAAGCAGTCTGGCCCTGGCCTTCCTGGCAAGCGCCCCTGCGCAAGCCTGGCAGCAGGAAACCCACCGCCGAATCGTGCTCGACGCGGTGGAATACATGAAGAACAACCCGTCCAGCACCAACTACAACAAGCTGCTGGCCGGCGTGACGCGCGCCGGCTACACCATCGACCAGTTCGCGCAGGCGATGGGGCAGGGGGCCTATGATGTGGACGATTTCGCCGATACCTATCTGTGCGGCGCCAGCACCGGCAATTGCCAACAGGCGCCGGTGTGGGGCGCGGGCGCCAGCATCGTCAAGTACACCTCGTACTGGCACTTCCAGAACCATGGCGCGGGCGCCGACGTGCACGGCAATCCTTTCGGCGGCTATAACTACGCCAAGCTGACCGTGGCCGGCGACGTTGACAATATGGCGGCCGCCTGGCTGCACGGCGACTATCTGGACGATGGCGCGGGCGGCCTGAAAGGCTGGTTCGGCGACAGCAGCAAATACAATAGCTACGGCATCACCGAAGCCCACTACCGCCACGGCGGCAGCTCCACGCCGGAACAATATGCGGACTTCGAAACCGCGCCATTCCAGCCGATCGACAATCTGGGTCAGTACTGGTGGCAGCAATTCCTGGCGCAACCCACCGCGCAGAGCCTGGGCTTCGTGCTGCACACCACCGACCTGCTGCAGCCCCACCATACCTGGACCAGCTCCGCCCACGATCACGGCGGCTGGGAGCAGTGGGTGCAGGACTACTATGACAAGGAGAAGCTGAACGATCCAGCCCTGGTGACGGCGGCCCTGGCCGACTTCACGCCGGTAGCGCCTACGGCAACGGACATCCGTCCGCTGCTGACCCAGGGCGGCAGCTATTCGTATGCGAACGGCGGCATCGTGCTCTCGTCCAAGGACCACGGTGACCGCCGCAATGTGGGCAAGCAGATGATCCCGCATTCCATCGCCATGGTGGTGCATGTGCTGAACCGCGCCGCCGAACGTCTGGGGAATTAA
- a CDS encoding peptidylprolyl isomerase codes for MKKLSFNPRPLLLHGVFALLAGSGAFLPALQPAAQAVTEFKLNDPVLAARIDGAPVQAFSVEIMWQLARLKNSQASRTEALENIVANRLLAASARKTYGEAALHANKRVAFSREVTLDEQLLSTLRAIYGKELDQAVQRQPGGKLDALIAAQSEPDGAALDAVFGKSDALRLEHVLNPAQLERAKKVTLLRYQLPQGAAGSISLYDVYQRQNVQGRVALFARQPGFALQQARQHLASIFVQNWARQKFGEAALADLRQVLSEQQEVVALQQMHGIGADTDSASLVVDQLAKQVKPAQIAAYYRKHREEFERIEKVKARHIRLPDEAAALSVAKALAAGGDFAALAKRHSSAADAASGGDLGWIRHEAKLDWLAQMAFAQTEGQVSKPIRMPAGPHDKASWEIVLVEKRVNGYQAPESESVRYVASQAIARDAALEQLTALRVRLLREARIDINRSLLDKPASLLENKS; via the coding sequence ATGAAAAAGCTGTCCTTCAATCCGCGTCCGCTCCTGCTGCATGGCGTGTTTGCCCTGCTGGCCGGGAGCGGCGCCTTCCTGCCGGCCTTGCAGCCGGCGGCGCAAGCCGTCACGGAATTCAAGTTGAACGACCCAGTTCTGGCCGCGCGCATCGACGGCGCGCCGGTGCAGGCGTTCAGCGTGGAGATCATGTGGCAGCTGGCGCGCTTGAAGAACAGCCAGGCCAGCCGCACGGAGGCGTTGGAAAACATCGTCGCCAACCGTCTGCTGGCCGCATCGGCGCGCAAGACCTACGGCGAAGCCGCGCTGCACGCCAATAAGCGCGTGGCCTTCTCGCGCGAGGTGACGCTGGACGAGCAATTGCTCTCCACCCTGCGCGCCATATATGGCAAGGAGCTGGATCAGGCGGTGCAGCGTCAGCCCGGCGGCAAGCTCGATGCGCTGATCGCGGCCCAGAGCGAGCCGGATGGCGCGGCCCTGGACGCAGTCTTCGGCAAGTCCGATGCGCTGCGCCTGGAGCATGTGCTGAACCCCGCCCAGCTGGAACGCGCGAAGAAGGTAACGCTGCTGCGCTACCAGCTGCCGCAAGGCGCGGCAGGCAGTATCAGCCTGTACGACGTTTATCAGCGCCAAAACGTGCAGGGCAGAGTGGCCCTGTTTGCCCGCCAGCCTGGCTTTGCATTGCAGCAGGCTAGGCAGCATCTGGCTTCGATCTTCGTCCAGAACTGGGCGCGCCAGAAGTTTGGCGAAGCTGCGCTGGCCGATCTGCGTCAGGTACTATCCGAACAGCAGGAAGTGGTGGCCTTGCAGCAGATGCACGGCATCGGTGCCGACACCGACTCGGCCAGCCTGGTAGTTGATCAACTGGCGAAGCAAGTCAAACCGGCGCAAATCGCGGCCTACTACCGCAAGCACCGCGAAGAATTCGAGCGCATCGAAAAAGTCAAAGCGCGCCATATCCGCCTGCCCGACGAAGCGGCGGCGCTGTCGGTCGCCAAGGCGCTGGCTGCCGGCGGCGACTTCGCTGCGCTGGCCAAACGCCACTCCAGCGCGGCGGATGCCGCCAGCGGCGGTGATCTGGGCTGGATACGCCACGAAGCGAAACTCGATTGGCTGGCGCAGATGGCGTTCGCCCAGACGGAGGGCCAGGTTTCCAAACCGATCCGCATGCCGGCTGGCCCACACGACAAGGCCTCGTGGGAAATCGTATTGGTCGAAAAGCGCGTCAATGGTTACCAGGCTCCCGAATCCGAATCGGTGCGCTACGTCGCCAGCCAGGCGATCGCGCGCGATGCGGCGTTGGAGCAACTGACGGCGCTGCGCGTCCGCCTGCTGCGTGAAGCGCGCATCGACATCAACCGCAGCCTGCTGGATAAACCGGCCAGCCTGCTGGAGAACAAATCATGA
- a CDS encoding YjjG family noncanonical pyrimidine nucleotidase, whose translation MKHRLFLFDLDDTLLDFKASERLSFVRTMQQLGLHDGIDELFLQYQAINTALWKSFEAGGVSKDFLKVERFRKTFQSQGIELDPAAASRLYLESLPETVVLIDGAEHLCKTLAGIGEVGIITNGIESIQSRRIACSGLGEHISFVATSESSGYAKPDVRFFEYATKMARSFVKDTTIIVGDRLDADILGANRFGIESCWFNPGRLANESEARPTYEAASLHEILPSLRELAAA comes from the coding sequence ATGAAGCACCGACTGTTTCTTTTTGACTTGGACGACACCCTGCTCGATTTCAAGGCCTCCGAACGGCTCTCTTTCGTGCGCACCATGCAGCAACTTGGCCTGCATGATGGGATCGACGAGCTGTTCCTCCAATATCAGGCGATCAACACGGCGCTCTGGAAAAGCTTCGAGGCGGGAGGCGTCAGCAAGGACTTCCTGAAAGTCGAACGGTTCCGCAAAACCTTCCAGAGCCAGGGCATCGAACTTGATCCGGCAGCCGCAAGCCGCCTTTATCTGGAATCGCTGCCGGAAACGGTGGTCCTGATCGACGGCGCCGAGCATCTGTGCAAGACCCTGGCCGGTATCGGCGAAGTAGGCATCATCACCAATGGCATCGAATCCATCCAGAGCCGCCGCATCGCCTGCTCGGGACTCGGCGAGCACATTTCCTTCGTGGCGACGTCCGAGTCCTCCGGCTACGCCAAGCCCGACGTCCGCTTCTTCGAATACGCGACGAAGATGGCGCGCTCCTTCGTGAAGGACACAACCATCATCGTCGGCGACCGCCTGGATGCCGACATCCTCGGCGCCAACCGGTTTGGCATAGAAAGCTGCTGGTTCAATCCCGGCCGCCTGGCCAACGAATCGGAAGCGCGTCCCACATACGAAGCCGCCAGCCTGCACGAGATTCTGCCGTCGCTGCGGGAACTCGCAGCCGCTTGA
- a CDS encoding TonB-dependent receptor — protein MRYMRGVLLASGTMGAVGLAAAQEMEALPPVVVTANKLNTGAPGDGASAVATAARLESAHVARTDELDKVFPELTVMPRSTRVYSLFSMRGVPSIDFYNPAVSVYVDGVPQDLAYFAQPLAGIEQVELLKGPQGTLYGRSAQGGVINIVTAKPGNTSLARFNLDANRLMRRADVQVGGALLPNALYGDLAAYADERPGKLRMANGRDKLGGGRESMGRARLRWTPADSGLDAMLTVSHDSYRAHDEYFQSFPLKERNAIAGTPFDLTDPDIRRIVNNAALSLDYYFDNWKLTSSTSYQDRQFERVLSTGNADPEKQKSYYQELRMATIGSGKRALDGVFGLYYEKQDFERTRGVAVANVPDFLFPGPSLGQTSNKSMALFGEAVWHISERMDLSGGLRYSVDKARIDFHRSGPAALNFNGAKRFTHLSPKLALGYQLAPEWRGYALFSEGYKAGGFNRVAENSGGSLPYEDETLRNVELGIKGDLLNRRLQLEGAIFQSHTRDLQAQVQSSLFQMLSNVGDARARGLELNAAYAATPDLTLRAGASWTHSTIRNFHAPAGNVDLNGKRVPYVAPVSLRASGEMRFHPFNDGRTLRWNVSVSASGDLWFDAANTLRQPGYALADTSLSWDIGKRYSLTAYIDNLGDKVVPTYAFSFGPLGNFAQYSRGRMAGLRLKVQL, from the coding sequence ATGCGTTATATGCGTGGCGTGCTGCTGGCCAGCGGCACGATGGGAGCTGTGGGACTGGCGGCAGCACAGGAAATGGAAGCGCTGCCGCCGGTGGTGGTGACGGCAAACAAGCTGAATACCGGCGCGCCGGGGGATGGCGCCAGCGCCGTGGCGACGGCGGCCCGCCTGGAAAGCGCCCATGTGGCGCGTACCGATGAACTGGATAAGGTCTTTCCCGAGCTGACCGTGATGCCGCGCAGCACCCGCGTGTATTCGCTGTTCAGCATGCGCGGCGTGCCGTCCATCGACTTCTACAATCCGGCCGTCAGCGTCTATGTCGATGGCGTGCCGCAGGATCTGGCTTACTTCGCTCAGCCGCTGGCCGGCATCGAGCAGGTCGAATTGTTGAAAGGGCCGCAAGGTACGCTGTACGGCCGTTCGGCCCAGGGTGGCGTGATCAATATCGTGACGGCCAAGCCGGGGAATACGTCGCTGGCGCGCTTCAATCTCGACGCAAACCGTCTGATGCGGCGCGCCGATGTGCAAGTGGGCGGCGCGCTGCTGCCAAATGCCCTGTATGGCGATCTCGCCGCCTATGCCGACGAGCGGCCGGGCAAGCTGCGCATGGCGAACGGGCGCGACAAGCTGGGCGGCGGCCGCGAGAGCATGGGCCGCGCGCGTCTGCGCTGGACGCCGGCCGATAGCGGCCTGGATGCCATGTTGACCGTGAGCCACGACAGCTATCGCGCGCATGACGAATACTTTCAGTCCTTTCCGCTGAAGGAGCGCAACGCGATTGCCGGCACGCCCTTCGATCTGACCGATCCGGATATCCGCCGCATCGTCAACAATGCGGCCCTGTCGCTGGACTATTACTTTGATAACTGGAAGCTGACTTCCAGCACCTCCTACCAGGACCGCCAGTTCGAGCGCGTGCTCAGCACCGGCAACGCCGATCCGGAAAAGCAGAAGAGCTACTACCAGGAGCTGCGCATGGCGACCATCGGTAGCGGCAAGCGCGCGCTGGATGGGGTTTTCGGCCTGTATTACGAGAAGCAGGACTTTGAACGCACGCGCGGCGTGGCGGTGGCGAATGTACCGGACTTCCTCTTCCCCGGCCCCAGCCTGGGCCAGACCAGCAATAAATCGATGGCGCTGTTCGGCGAAGCGGTGTGGCATATCAGCGAACGCATGGACTTGAGCGGAGGCCTGCGCTACAGCGTGGACAAGGCGCGCATCGATTTCCACCGCAGCGGCCCGGCAGCCCTGAACTTCAATGGCGCCAAACGCTTTACCCACCTCAGCCCGAAACTGGCTCTGGGCTACCAGCTGGCGCCGGAGTGGCGCGGTTACGCCCTGTTCAGCGAGGGCTATAAGGCGGGCGGCTTTAACCGGGTGGCCGAAAACAGCGGCGGCAGCCTGCCGTATGAGGATGAAACCCTGCGCAATGTCGAATTGGGCATCAAGGGCGATCTGCTGAACCGCCGCCTGCAGCTGGAAGGCGCCATCTTCCAGAGCCACACGCGCGATCTGCAGGCCCAGGTGCAATCGAGCCTGTTCCAGATGCTGAGCAATGTGGGCGATGCCCGCGCCCGCGGCCTGGAACTGAATGCGGCCTATGCCGCCACGCCGGACCTGACCTTGCGCGCCGGCGCCAGCTGGACGCATAGCACCATCCGCAATTTCCACGCGCCGGCCGGCAATGTGGACTTGAACGGCAAGCGCGTGCCGTATGTGGCGCCGGTCAGCCTGCGGGCTTCGGGCGAGATGCGTTTCCATCCCTTCAACGACGGCAGGACGCTGCGCTGGAATGTCAGCGTGTCCGCATCCGGCGACCTGTGGTTCGATGCGGCCAATACCCTGCGCCAGCCGGGCTATGCGCTGGCCGACACTTCGCTCAGCTGGGATATCGGCAAGCGCTACAGCCTGACCGCCTATATCGATAATCTGGGCGACAAGGTGGTGCCGACCTATGCCTTTTCCTTTGGCCCGCTGGGCAATTTCGCCCAGTACTCGCGCGGCCGCATGGCGGGCTTGCGTCTGAAGGTCCAGCTGTGA
- a CDS encoding MFS transporter: MTARPSALAAGGLLATLGGLYATQGLLSGLVHEGLPVLLRARGIGLEKIGLLSLLFLPSALKFLWAPRMDRLCAGGPAQRLRWAGRFQLLLLGGVLALLLLPLETALLAVIGLLLALMLVSVTQDIVTDGMAVQTLSAPQRGLGNSMQIGGSYLGYILGGGLLVTLVGYSGWREGVLYLALLLGLCSLPLLWLRQRGLAAQAPADGAPSPAARPSLRAAWGRTPLRWGMATIVLSQAALRWFSAIMLTYLVDRGFAVAEVGLLSGGGVALAGVGGALLAGLLLKRIARHTLLTASLATHLLLQLDYFLIEGQGWQAKPVLAGIFLCFCVAMSFGFVVLYTIMMDLASPAQAGTDFSLLQCADAWCALVFGLTAGTVTARWGYGVSFTLTSGLALAGLLLAPRLYRRAVAPEPAAPLAAQAA, translated from the coding sequence GTGACGGCGCGGCCCTCCGCACTGGCAGCCGGCGGTTTGCTGGCCACGCTGGGCGGCCTGTATGCGACCCAGGGCTTGCTCAGTGGTCTGGTGCATGAAGGCTTGCCGGTGCTGCTGCGCGCACGCGGCATCGGTCTGGAGAAGATTGGCCTGCTGTCGCTGCTGTTCCTGCCCAGCGCCCTGAAATTCCTGTGGGCGCCGCGCATGGACCGCTTGTGCGCGGGCGGGCCGGCGCAACGCCTGCGCTGGGCGGGCCGCTTCCAGCTTCTGCTGTTGGGCGGCGTGCTGGCTTTGCTCCTGCTGCCGCTGGAAACGGCGCTGCTGGCGGTGATCGGCCTGCTGCTGGCGCTAATGCTGGTATCGGTCACGCAGGACATTGTCACCGACGGCATGGCGGTGCAGACGCTGTCCGCGCCGCAGCGCGGCCTGGGCAACAGCATGCAGATCGGCGGCAGTTATCTGGGATATATCCTCGGCGGCGGCCTGTTGGTGACGCTGGTGGGTTACAGCGGCTGGCGCGAAGGCGTGCTGTATCTGGCTCTGTTACTGGGCCTCTGCAGCTTGCCGCTGCTATGGCTGCGTCAGCGCGGCCTGGCCGCCCAAGCGCCAGCGGACGGCGCTCCATCGCCCGCCGCGCGGCCCAGCCTGCGCGCCGCCTGGGGCCGCACACCGCTGCGCTGGGGCATGGCCACCATTGTCTTGAGCCAGGCCGCGCTGCGCTGGTTCAGCGCCATCATGCTTACTTATCTGGTGGACCGCGGCTTTGCCGTGGCCGAAGTCGGCCTGCTCTCTGGCGGTGGCGTGGCGCTGGCGGGCGTCGGCGGCGCGCTGTTGGCGGGCTTGCTGCTCAAGCGCATTGCGCGCCATACGCTGCTGACGGCCAGCCTGGCCACCCATTTGCTGCTGCAACTGGACTATTTCTTGATCGAAGGCCAGGGCTGGCAAGCGAAGCCTGTTCTGGCCGGGATTTTTTTGTGCTTCTGCGTCGCCATGTCCTTTGGCTTCGTCGTGCTGTACACCATCATGATGGACCTGGCCTCGCCAGCACAGGCAGGCACCGATTTCTCGCTGCTGCAATGCGCCGACGCCTGGTGCGCCCTGGTGTTCGGCCTGACGGCCGGCACCGTGACGGCGCGTTGGGGCTATGGCGTCAGCTTTACGCTGACCAGCGGGCTGGCGCTGGCTGGCCTTTTGCTGGCGCCACGCCTGTACCGGCGCGCCGTCGCGCCAGAACCTGCCGCGCCGCTGGCGGCGCAGGCTGCATAA
- a CDS encoding FAD-dependent oxidoreductase: MVPSRILISGAGIGGLCAAWWLARLGAEVHLVEKAASLREEGYMIGIAGLAHGVLDEMGLLPRLRQFAIPFERSLYLDGAGRRIMSLDHGRLMAQLGHMVVLRSDLAALLYEGMRDRASLQLNTSIAALAQDSGGVDVRFSDGSGGRFDYVIGADGFRSATRRLVFGADQDCCRHLGLWAGAYWLPDAGQLEEDMLTYAEPRRMSMYYRIGDGRIAALHIWKSQQEAVPPALRRATLEAAFSGSHARVRQGLAHLPPQDELYLDAVMQVELPAWTRGRVALLGDAAYCLSLVNGQGASMALAGARCLARELAVDSSPAALLRYQHRLQPAIQALQQRGRKAARLYVPDSEFGCRLRNLAMRAVPQAMLARYFMKSAKEEAGVAGGLAREGRLHLPQDELA; this comes from the coding sequence ATGGTTCCAAGCCGCATCCTGATTTCCGGCGCCGGTATTGGCGGTTTATGCGCCGCCTGGTGGCTGGCGCGCCTGGGCGCAGAAGTGCACCTGGTGGAGAAGGCCGCTTCGCTGCGCGAAGAGGGCTATATGATCGGCATCGCCGGCCTGGCGCATGGCGTGCTCGATGAAATGGGGCTGCTGCCGCGCTTGCGCCAGTTCGCCATTCCCTTCGAGCGCAGCCTGTACCTGGATGGCGCGGGGCGCCGCATCATGAGCCTCGACCATGGCCGCCTGATGGCGCAGCTGGGCCATATGGTGGTCTTGCGCAGCGACCTGGCGGCGCTGCTGTACGAAGGCATGCGCGACCGCGCCAGCCTGCAGCTGAATACCAGCATCGCCGCGCTGGCGCAGGACAGCGGCGGCGTCGACGTGCGTTTCAGCGATGGTTCGGGCGGGCGTTTCGATTATGTGATCGGCGCCGACGGTTTCCGCTCGGCCACGCGGCGCCTGGTGTTCGGCGCCGACCAGGACTGTTGCCGCCATCTCGGCTTATGGGCTGGCGCCTACTGGCTGCCCGATGCGGGCCAGCTGGAGGAGGACATGCTGACCTACGCCGAACCGCGCCGCATGAGCATGTATTACCGCATCGGTGACGGCCGCATCGCTGCCCTGCATATCTGGAAATCGCAGCAGGAAGCGGTGCCGCCGGCGCTGCGGCGCGCCACGCTGGAGGCGGCCTTCAGCGGCAGCCATGCGCGCGTGCGGCAAGGCTTGGCGCACCTGCCGCCACAGGACGAACTGTATCTGGATGCGGTGATGCAGGTCGAGCTGCCGGCATGGACGCGCGGCCGGGTGGCGTTGCTGGGCGATGCGGCGTACTGCCTGAGCCTGGTGAACGGGCAGGGCGCCAGTATGGCGCTGGCCGGGGCGCGTTGCCTGGCGCGCGAACTGGCAGTCGATTCCAGCCCGGCAGCCTTGCTGCGCTACCAGCACCGTCTGCAGCCGGCGATCCAGGCCTTGCAGCAGCGCGGCCGCAAGGCGGCCCGCCTGTATGTGCCGGACAGTGAGTTTGGCTGCCGCCTGCGCAATCTGGCGATGCGGGCGGTGCCGCAAGCCATGCTGGCCCGCTACTTCATGAAGAGCGCAAAGGAAGAGGCCGGCGTGGCCGGCGGCTTGGCCAGGGAGGGGCGCTTGCACCTCCCTCAAGATGAGTTGGCTTGA
- a CDS encoding AraC family transcriptional regulator: protein MSSPPTTATQFEQTRQEISTGSGVKIVHIDFTPEHPCVVTSAAPPCLAVCVFLQGEGESVMADQTRIRYAPDQALLYYAPRPSQSQTRVPGRQQLRAVEILFTAQVLEQIQDMQIQPMLQTLAARASTRPAGADSFVYQTPASAALRAIAEQIFRTRAPDGVQQLFLHSKALELLSLLVEALLAEPVQADAPAVQRRDQKKLGHARDCLLARLDHNWSLAELAHTASLNERKLKEGFKALFGSSVHAYLQEKRMQAAATLLSETNLSITEVVMQTGYANPSHFSKLFRRHFGMTPREFIQANSS, encoded by the coding sequence ATGAGCAGCCCGCCCACCACCGCGACGCAGTTTGAGCAGACACGCCAAGAGATCAGCACCGGCTCGGGCGTGAAGATTGTGCATATCGATTTCACGCCGGAACACCCCTGCGTGGTGACGAGCGCAGCGCCGCCCTGCCTGGCCGTCTGCGTCTTCCTGCAAGGTGAGGGCGAGAGCGTGATGGCCGACCAGACCCGCATCCGCTATGCACCGGACCAGGCTTTGCTGTACTACGCGCCGCGCCCTTCGCAATCGCAGACCCGGGTGCCGGGCCGGCAGCAGTTGCGCGCGGTGGAGATCCTGTTCACGGCGCAGGTGCTGGAGCAGATCCAGGACATGCAGATCCAGCCCATGCTGCAGACGCTGGCCGCGCGCGCCAGCACGCGCCCGGCCGGCGCGGACAGCTTTGTCTACCAGACGCCCGCCTCGGCCGCCCTGCGTGCCATTGCCGAACAAATCTTCCGCACCCGCGCGCCGGACGGCGTGCAGCAGCTTTTCTTGCACAGCAAGGCGCTAGAGCTGCTCTCGCTGCTGGTCGAAGCGCTGCTGGCCGAACCGGTGCAGGCCGATGCGCCGGCCGTGCAGCGGCGCGACCAGAAAAAGCTGGGCCATGCACGCGACTGCCTGCTGGCCCGGCTTGATCACAACTGGTCGCTGGCGGAGCTGGCGCACACGGCCAGCCTGAACGAACGTAAACTGAAGGAAGGGTTCAAAGCCCTGTTCGGCAGCTCGGTGCATGCGTATCTGCAGGAAAAGCGCATGCAGGCGGCGGCCACCCTGCTCAGCGAAACCAATCTGAGCATCACCGAAGTGGTGATGCAGACCGGCTACGCCAATCCCAGCCACTTCAGCAAGCTGTTCCGCCGCCACTTCGGCATGACGCCGCGCGAATTCATTCAAGCCAACTCATCTTGA
- a CDS encoding M43 family zinc metalloprotease → MKAKQSKGVAGKGDDCGCGASEGAAAANGSADYAMPHDEALAAAGPGDGGMPGLQRAVRSAAGGMPSARGMEGEEEGDDSGMPGGNGMGGDGFGSGGAGGGGGGAGGRDNDAPTARQCGTMNVHRRLLSTVPEYARARDEIEIQTEQFERNGAVSARSGITRIPVVVHVVWNTAAQNISDAQIASQIEVLNRDFRRTNPDVALTPAPFLPLAADSRIEFALATTDPGGAPSSGIERRQTTVASFTDNDAVKSNASGGLNAWPSARYLNIWVCPLAGGLLGYAQFPGGPAATDGVVIRQSAFGTSGTAAAPFNLGRTATHEIGHWLNLNHIWGDDGTGCAGTDNVADTPNQGGANTGAPTFPRVSCSNGPNGDLFMNYMDYVDDRAMFMFTAGQVARMQACLDGVRSSIGTEGVGAIRRSSSPVVAWGPNRLDTFVLGTNRALYHKWWNGSSWGPSVTGYENQGGICTSVPQAVSWGANRLDVFVTGTDSALYHKWWNGSAWGPSLTGYENMGGVCVGDPRIVSWDTNRLDVFVLGTNRALYHKWWNGSSWGPSLTGYENMGGICVGQPEVVSWGPNRLDVFVIGTDRALYHKWWDGSAWGPSLTGYERLGGVCTSAPHAVAWGPNRLDIFVTGTDGALYHKWWNGSSWGPSQNGFERLGGVCVGEPEVVAWGPNRLDIFVQGTDSALYHKWWDGTNWGPSATGFEFMGGILTSQPRVASWGPNRLDVFVTGTDSALYHKAWNGSAWLPSVTGYENLGGVISAFREAPQAQPQATLLPAQEVTPDLQTLIVPAGASLQRELRQPLGSMNP, encoded by the coding sequence ATGAAAGCGAAACAGTCCAAGGGGGTGGCAGGCAAGGGAGACGATTGCGGTTGCGGCGCCAGCGAAGGCGCGGCGGCAGCGAACGGCAGTGCGGACTATGCCATGCCGCATGATGAAGCGCTGGCCGCGGCCGGCCCGGGCGACGGCGGCATGCCGGGCCTGCAGCGCGCGGTGCGCAGCGCGGCGGGCGGCATGCCGAGCGCGCGCGGCATGGAAGGCGAGGAGGAAGGCGACGATAGCGGCATGCCGGGCGGTAACGGCATGGGCGGCGATGGCTTTGGCAGCGGTGGCGCCGGCGGAGGAGGCGGCGGAGCCGGTGGGCGCGACAATGACGCGCCCACCGCGCGCCAGTGCGGCACCATGAACGTGCACCGCCGCCTGCTGTCGACCGTGCCCGAGTATGCGCGGGCGCGCGACGAGATCGAAATCCAGACCGAACAGTTCGAACGCAATGGCGCCGTCTCGGCGCGCAGCGGCATCACCCGCATTCCGGTGGTGGTGCACGTGGTCTGGAATACCGCTGCGCAGAATATCAGCGACGCCCAGATCGCCAGCCAGATCGAGGTGCTGAACCGCGACTTCCGCCGCACCAATCCCGATGTGGCGCTGACGCCGGCACCATTTCTGCCCCTGGCCGCCGATTCTCGCATCGAATTCGCGCTAGCCACCACCGACCCGGGCGGCGCGCCCAGCAGCGGCATCGAGCGGCGCCAGACCACGGTGGCCAGCTTCACCGACAACGACGCGGTCAAGTCAAATGCGAGCGGCGGCCTGAACGCCTGGCCTTCGGCGCGCTATCTGAATATCTGGGTCTGCCCGCTGGCCGGCGGCCTGCTCGGCTATGCCCAGTTCCCCGGCGGCCCGGCCGCCACGGACGGCGTGGTGATCCGCCAGTCGGCCTTCGGCACCAGCGGTACGGCGGCCGCCCCTTTCAACCTGGGGCGCACGGCGACCCATGAAATCGGCCACTGGCTCAACCTCAACCATATCTGGGGCGACGACGGCACCGGCTGCGCCGGCACCGACAATGTGGCGGACACGCCGAACCAGGGCGGCGCCAATACCGGCGCGCCGACCTTCCCGCGCGTCTCCTGCAGCAACGGGCCGAACGGCGATCTGTTCATGAACTATATGGACTATGTGGACGACCGCGCCATGTTCATGTTCACCGCCGGCCAGGTGGCGCGCATGCAAGCCTGCCTGGACGGCGTGCGCAGCAGCATCGGTACCGAAGGCGTGGGCGCTATCCGCCGCAGTTCCTCGCCGGTGGTGGCCTGGGGACCGAACCGGCTCGACACCTTCGTGCTCGGCACCAACCGCGCCCTTTACCATAAATGGTGGAACGGCTCGTCCTGGGGGCCATCGGTCACCGGCTATGAAAACCAGGGTGGCATCTGCACCAGCGTGCCGCAAGCCGTGTCCTGGGGCGCCAACCGGCTCGACGTCTTCGTCACCGGCACCGACAGCGCGCTGTACCATAAATGGTGGAATGGCTCGGCCTGGGGGCCGTCGCTGACCGGCTATGAGAATATGGGCGGCGTCTGCGTCGGCGACCCGCGCATCGTGTCCTGGGATACCAACCGGCTCGATGTCTTTGTGCTTGGCACCAACCGCGCGCTCTACCATAAATGGTGGAATGGCTCGTCCTGGGGGCCATCGCTGACCGGCTATGAAAACATGGGCGGCATCTGCGTCGGCCAGCCGGAAGTGGTGTCCTGGGGCCCGAACCGGCTCGACGTCTTCGTCATCGGCACCGACCGCGCGCTCTACCATAAATGGTGGGACGGCTCGGCCTGGGGACCGTCGCTCACCGGCTATGAGCGCCTGGGCGGGGTCTGCACTTCGGCGCCGCACGCCGTGGCCTGGGGCCCGAACCGGCTCGACATCTTCGTCACCGGCACCGATGGCGCCCTCTACCATAAATGGTGGAATGGTTCGTCCTGGGGACCGTCGCAAAACGGCTTCGAACGGCTGGGCGGGGTGTGCGTCGGCGAACCGGAAGTGGTGGCCTGGGGCCCGAACCGGCTCGACATCTTCGTGCAGGGCACGGACAGCGCGCTGTATCATAAATGGTGGGATGGCACGAATTGGGGCCCGTCCGCCACCGGCTTCGAGTTCATGGGCGGCATCCTCACCTCGCAGCCACGCGTGGCTTCGTGGGGACCGAACCGTCTCGACGTCTTCGTCACCGGCACCGACAGCGCGCTCTACCACAAGGCCTGGAACGGCAGCGCCTGGCTGCCGTCGGTCACCGGCTACGAGAACCTGGGCGGCGTGATTTCGGCCTTCCGCGAAGCGCCGCAGGCACAGCCGCAAGCGACACTGCTGCCGGCCCAGGAGGTGACGCCCGACCTGCAAACCCTGATCGTGCCGGCCGGCGCCTCTTTGCAGCGTGAGCTGCGCCAACCGTTAGGGAGCATGAACCCGTGA